A genomic stretch from Parus major isolate Abel chromosome 28, Parus_major1.1, whole genome shotgun sequence includes:
- the NFILZ gene encoding long intergenic non-protein coding RNA 1862 has translation MESFLAPQSELVLQQGQAQLLLGKAGGHSRRKREFMPDDKKDTMYWEKRRKNNEAAKRSREKRRLNDVAMESQLAALSRENAVLRTELLSLKLRFGLLSPEPSPYQGRPLGLYLRGHRAASPLLGMEPFAGDSCCPGRMSFVPKVLEPAEFPCKTFKPSTNILSCDSKPIPMDTPGLQQPKRFEESFSPKRFDAPFSPTVFSPFLSYPCPDKHPFPCPWLGSACFLCPSPGTAEARKESSTAVSDEDDEQQVPKTSPVLSCSLPCPSEEQLKGRSFAALPHKLRIKSKALGSLEETGLDSH, from the coding sequence ATGGAGAGTTTTCTGGCCCCTCAGAGcgagctggtgctgcagcagggccaggcccagctgctcctggggaaggcAGGCGGACACTCCCGGAGGAAGAGGGAATTCATGCCGGATGACAAGAAGGACACCATGTACTGGGAGAAGAGGCGCAAGAACAATGAGGCCGCCAAGCGCTCGCGGGAGAAGCGGCGCCTCAACGACGTGGCCATGGAGAGCCAGCTGGCAGCGCTGAGCCGCGAGAACGCCGTgctcaggacagagctgctctccctcaAGCTGCGCTTCGGGCTCCTCAGCCCCGAGCCCAGCCCCTACCAGGGTCGCCCCCTCGGGCTCTACCTCAGGGGGCACCGGGCAGCCTCACCCCTGCTGGGCATGGAGCCTTTTGCTGGTgactcctgctgccctggccgGATGAGTTTTGTTCCCAAGGTGCTGGAACCGGCTGAGTTTCCTTGCAAAACCTTCAAGCCCTCCACAAACATCCTCAGCTGTGACTCCAAACCCATTCCCATGGACACACCTGGCCTCCAGCAACCAAAAAGGTTTGAGGAATCATTCAGCCCCAAAAGGTTTGATGCTCCCTTCAGCCCCACAGTTTTCTCCCCATTCCTCAGCTACCCCTGCCCTGACAAAcaccccttcccctgcccctggCTGGGCAGCGCCTGCTTCTTGTGCCCATCCCCGGGCACCGCCGAGGCcaggaaggagagcagcacCGCAGTGTCggatgaagatgatgaacaACAAGTGCCCAAAACTTCTCCCgtgctctcctgcagcctgccctgcccctccGAAGAGCAGCTGAAGGGCCGGAGCTTCGCTGCCCTCCCACACAAGCTCCGGATTAAGAGCAAAGCCCTGGGCAGTCTGGAGGAGACTGGGCTGGACTCACACTGA